The stretch of DNA acatacgtatagttcttcctatagtacacatttgtacagttcttcctatagtatacatatgcatagttcttcctatagtacacatatgtatagttctccttatagtatacatatgtatagttctacctgtagtatacatatgtatagtttttcttatagtatacatatgtatagttcttcttatagtatacatatgtatagttcttcttttagtatacatatgtatagctcttcctatagtatacatgtgtataattcttcctatagtacacaaaTGTATAGTTCtccttatagtatacatatgtatagttctacCTGTAGTATACATATGCATAGTTCTTCCtattgtacacatatgtatagttctccttatagtatacatatgtatagttcttattatagtatacatatgtatagttcttcctatagtacacatatgtgtagttcttcctatagtacacatatgtatagttcttcctatagtacacatatgtatagttcttcctatagtacacatatatatagttcttcctattgtacacatatgtatagttcttcctatagtatacatatgtatagttcttcctatagtatacatatgtatagttcttcttatagtatacataggtatagttcttcctatagtatacatatgtatagttcttcttatagtacacacatgtatagttcttcttatagtatacatatgtatagttcttcctatagtatgcatatgtatagtttttcttatagtacacatatgtatagttcttcttatagtacacatatgtataattcttcctatagtatacatatgtatagttcttcctatagtatacatatggatagttcttcttatagtacacatatgtatagttcttcttatagtacacatatatataattcctcctatagtatacatatgtatagttcttcctatagtatacatatggatagttcttcttatagtacacatatgtatagttctccttatagtatacatatgtatagttctacctgtagtatacatatgtatagttcttcctatagtatacatatgcatagttcttcctatagtatacatatgtatagttcttcttatagtacacatatgtatagttcttcttatagtacacatatgtataattcctcctatagtatacatatgtatagttcttcctatagtatacatatggatagttcttcttatagtacacatatgtatagttctccttatagtatacatatgtatagttctacctgtagtatacatatgtatagttcttcctatagtatacatatgcatagttcttcctatagtatacatatgtatagttcttcttatagtatacatatgtatagcttttcctatagtatacatatgtatagctcttcctatagtacacatatgtatagttcttcctatagtacaaatatgtatagttcttcctatagtacacatatgtataatttgtcctatagtacacatatgtatagttcttcctgtattgtacatatgtatagttcttcttatagtacacatatgtatagttcttcttatagtacacatatgtataattcctcctatagtatacatatgtatagttcttcctatagtatacatatggatagttcttcttatagtacacatatgtatagttctccttatagtatacatatgtatagttctacctgtagtatacatatgtatagttcttcctttagtatacatatgcatagttcttcctatagtatacatatgtatagttcttcttatagtatacatatgtatagttcttccttatagtatacatatgtatagctcttcctatagtacacatatgtatagttcttcctatagtacaaatatgtatagttcttcctatagtacacatatgtataattcttcctatagtacacatatgtatagttcttcctgtattgtacatatgtatagttcttcctatagtacacatatgtatagttcttcttatagtatacatatgtatagttcttcctatagtatacatatgtatagttcttctgatagtatacatatgtatagttcttcctatagtatacatatgtatagttcttcctatagtacacatatgtatagttcttcttatagtatacatatgtatagttcttcttataatatacatatgtactagaaattccactgtcatacagcccacgaccaaagtgataattgaaaaaaagaaagggtagtgttggttgttgaaaaagtagttctcagcaggaattgacagagtatagtgtaaatgagacttgtttgagttgatataaaataaatttgagggagcacgactctaaaaaagtgcaactaataatttattttggatGTAAAGTTGGTTTGAAACCAGATATacgagtaattggttaattattgatattgtaatatctattataagtatacagtatctgttaaaaGTCgtgcagtctagtctcctctcttttgcgttgtaagatttggtcattgatagctaatcgagtgatgcgctccctagcgaagttgttaacaagtaagtcattgatgtttcgaactcgagagagagcaacaaacgatattccagcggtcatttcgtgatggcctatatcaatgacagctttagccatggtaagaccttgactcttgtgtattgtcaaaccccatgctagatcgagagGAATGCCTGTACGGCTAAGGGTGGCATGGCCAGCAGTCCAAGTACGCTTGATAGGAGTAACTGGAAAACTGTTGGGGTGTTCGAGAAGAAATGTTGGACCAGTATAATCTGGAAATATGCAGACATCTGTagatatgtatgatatatagaCATCTGGAAAATGTAATGAAATGGTTAGTAGAATGGTACGGAatttctactaaaatttttatgGGAGTTCATCTGTAACTAATGAGTAAGCTGTTACAATTGCAAATCATGGCTAAATCTAGTAATTATTGTTAAAGTTATTGGACGCAGTATGGGAAGCCCTCCCGTCTAGAGTGATAAAACATTCTATTACCACACACTATTTTGTTTGTATTAACAAAAAAGTTTCATGTCTTGTCTGTAGCGAGCGCGTGAGGAGCTTGGTAGCCGCTGTCTACATAAACTAGCTAAGGTGAGATGCAGATGGAAGAATACAGGCAAGCACAGCCTACAAGTTGACCTCAAGGTGAGTTTTGCCTGTTTTGATCCAATCCCTAGCTAGTGTGTCAGGAAACTCTACATTAGTGATTCACATCAGAATCGATTTACAAGTAGCATTCTGGCATGGTTATTATGAAAATAGATATAAGAGAACAATTTAAACAGTTTGAAAACtggaaaagagagagagagtatgTCAGTCATCATCTCATTACGTGTATTCTTGTCGTTAACATGGAACCTCATGGATAATATAGAACTACAGGTGACAAGCAACCTTAACAGATAGCATCCCACCTCAACAGATAACATATGACCTTAAGATGACATGCAACCTTAGCAGATAGTATGCTATCTTAACAAATAACATATGATCATACAGATAGCATGCATCCTTATGATAACTTGCAACCTTACCGATAACGGACAACTTTAAGATGACATGCAACTTTACAGATAACATAGAATTTCACAGATAATATGCAACCTTATAGATAACATGTCACAAATGACGTATGACTTTGCAAATAACATTCAACATTAAAATAATAGGCAACTTTGCTGGTAACATATAGCTTATTAGAAAACATGCAACTTTTAGAGAACATGCAACCTTCCAGATTACATGAACCTTTGCAGTTGACCTGCACTTTTGTAGATAGCATGCATCTTTGTAAATGACATGTGTTTTAGTTATCCGATAGCACAAAAAATCCAACATCAACATTGCTTTTGAGCCTTCGACTGATTGGTACAGAAACATCCTGCGTATTGAAGAGGATAAAGACATTGTGGAAGCGACTGTATGGTGTCGATGTACCGACAAGAAGCGCGTTGTTCTTTTTGATGAACTGGCCCTTATGGTAGCTCCCGCTGTCTGTGAGACGTAACTCTATAATAGCTTTTCCTGTCGAGGAGACATATAACTCTACGGGTAGCTTCTGGTATCAGCGAAACATAGCTCTATGTTAGGTCCAGCTGTCTGTGAAACATAACTCTATGGTAGCTCCTGTTGTCAAAGAGTAGCCTGTAATACTTAAATACTTAACTAAAATGGTATAATAGTTTGCGATCTTCTAGTATTTTGTTTTGTTGATTCTCTAATGTCATccatgaaacaaaaaatatcttaaaactaaatggtattttttttacatatgtCACTCTGTTTTTACTTACAATCACCATATTCTCAATGTTCCCTTAATTTTCAATCTTTGACATATGCTGGTGTTTtcattgcaaatattttgtcataaaatataaacataaaacataaaaactgagttttgcataattttttatttgtaccaAAATGATACTACCAGTCTAGGAAAACGCTGATTCACATAACAttttttgacaaatatttttctgCAAAGTTCAAGGTGAGGGACTCTATATTAACCAAGTGACTTCAAtctataaataattgttttcgTATTGATTAGCGAATGATTAACAGTTCAAGTTATTATACTAAACTGTCATCAGAGGTTATTATGGAGGACGAATACTGGTCCATAAAAATTCAGCAAATTActcaacaaaataataattcctactgattttttacattttgtgtTAGAAGATTTCCCGAACTATGTGTCTATTTTGTAACTCAAGCTAATTCAGTGACAAGATATTTCAGGATGAATATATGAAAAACTATGTCAACATAAGATTTATCCACACaaaatgtggtgtttttattGTGGTACTATATGGTTTAAAGCTCTGGAAGTCAAAAGAAAAGACGACGGCTGGTTCTTCGCTGACGTTGCATAACTAGAAGGGCAAGCTTGTGTTTGTTTCAAACATTCTCAGTTCATAGTAGGATAATAGAACAATAGTTTCATACAGCATCCTTTACGCGTGTGCCATGGTTACAGTTGTTTATACTGGACTATTTTCGTCCATGTGATGAATGAGCTTGTGAATCCATGGTCCTGAAACAATAACCTTCAAACAATGTGTTATCGATATTAATCAAAATAATCGGTTAATTTGTGGTAAACAGTTGAGGGCTATCTACGACACAATTTAGATAGGCATCTAGGAAGTCTTCACTTACCATAAACGCTAAGAGTTTGAGAAAAGAAAAAGACATTGGAGGAAGGTGGCGAACACCAAATTGGTGCTGAACCTGGTCATCGTTTGTATCTGCATTTCGTTCACGATTGGTAAGAAGACATTACAATCAGATTTAAGGTGATTTATGCATCGTTTGGCCTAATTTGTATGAACACCAAGTAGAGAAATATTAAAATTCACAACTGTGTGTTAACTAGCCAAGGCTGGTACCTCCTTTTCTGATCTTACAAACACTCTGGTAATTTGCGTTCAGATCAACTAAGTACATCGAATATACTGTTAAACAAGTTGTTATAAATACAAATTCTCTCGTTCTAAAGTTGAAGTATGTATATTGTGGTTTCACTGTTTATATCATAAGCGTGCAACGCTATATGTCCGTTTGACATTACAAGCCTATTCAGTAAACACAAGTTGTTATAACTATACGGAACCAGAACTCTACAGACATCAAGTTGTACTATGTTACTGTGAACTATATAATTTGTATGCTTATCAAAACTTCTGTGCGTCAGAGAGGCAGAACTTTGGTGAGACAGATTCAaagctaaatttttacatacatgtatgttgatagTTTCTAACTAGAAAGCAGTAGCATTTCCGAGTTGTTTGTTCATTGCCAGAAGTTCATTGCGTCGGCTATACCAGTATTGAGCAGTACCCCTGATTTGGGAACCGAACCTAAGAATTTTGTTGCTCAAGTTTCGTTGATTTTCATTGACAAGTTGGCGAATATCAGCAACAGACATTTCACGTTCATTTGGGTTGTTCTGTACGACGACTTTACCTACTTGAATGGATTGCCAGCGGAGTGTACTATTATAAGCAAGGAAAACAAATCTAGGATCAGCTTGAAATCGACCATCTTTGTAGTAAAGAAGATGTTTGAAGTAGTCACGTGCGAAAACAGACTTAGCAAGGGGTGCACGTAAATCCGCGGCACCTGTCGGGAACAAAACAGAAAATGCTCTGGCTATGTAGCCAACAGTGTTGAACTCGTTGATAGGTTCACCTTGTATTGCAGGCCAATCAATTACATCATTGTTATCAATTGCAGCCTGAATAGCTTGATTTTCATTTGGTGCGGGCCTTTGTGCAGGTGCAAATGTATTTGGAATGATATGGTCATTTGGAATATTTTGTTGACGTTGCAAGTTAGGTTCATTGTTGTTGGCTTCATTTGGGTTGTTGGCGCCATTATCTGGATTAGGTGCTGGAGGTAGGTCAGCATCTAACTCTTGTACTATATGATGGTCAGGTAATTCCACAATGTCATCAAGTGGCAAAGCATCTATGTTTTCCTGGATAATTTTTATGTTACGATAAAATTCATTGTTAGCTTTAAGCCAAATGAGCGCGGCAAGAACTCTTTGACGACGAACTGTAAAGAGATTGGCTGGCAAGGCAACTTGGTCAACGCGTCGACAAAGGACAATGATGTCAATTTGTTGTAATTGGCGAGGTaaatttattacaaagtcatttaCGTTCTGAGAGAAATTGATGACATGACCTCTGAACACAAATTGGCCACCACGTGGAAGACGGAATATAGACATTGTAGGATTAACCTGAGCAATGAGTAACTGTTCTATAAGTGTAAGAGAAGATAACAATTCAACAGATAGACCTGGGTCCATATTGTTggctgcactgaatttattaacagcgtcaggtctaacttgttgacacgtatgacatagttgtatttgagcattgtatgtaataaaatgtttttcattacattcagtacatgtgagctgtgatatgttgttctCAAGTCTGCCTAAAAAGctgttacgcagttcttgaaaagcaggacaatctaaagattgaaaatgagaaatgtgatgaaggggggcattattgggaggagcaatattattttgtgcaatattttcattgtcaatgatgtccataaaatcatgatcatcatttggaaacaaaggggctgtcGAGTcgatgtcatttacatcgcctacaacatctactaaagaattatctgaatcagatgagttgttgttattaatttaagtagcgtgttgttgaacattagcatttgatgtagatggttgctgtgaggatcTATTTATACTCCTATTTAtcctatttatcctcctattgcgctgtaataattgagagacacgtggacggccactgcgtcgGCCGCGATGtcgtgttctgggaagttgtatgtccatggtagttgtcaaattgttttgaaattaaattcaaagtcaattatgcaaaacaaaaggttgtaaaaaaatcacacctaatccaCTACTATCCCAAAGATACGCTCTACAACCTGATTTTActgaaaatcgccacaaaacgtttaaaaaacttggtttaatacaacaataaatcacacctaatctaccaCTATCTCAACCCTGTTtcacaacactaaaaaatattaattaaagctgtaggcctaacctactgtattttAACAATAAGTAACTTAACAATAacgtaatttaataattaatttaataatgttaatggaatttctagtttaataaTGTAACTTAACAACAAttagcaataaggaaatatgtttattatacatgtaactctgaaatgcaaaattagaagtaaaatggcaagctactgtgtactatacgcagtttgaaagttggttgtgttgaatgtagaatggtattgatagcgatctttaacagaaagcaagtatgagcttTGACGCGTCTgcaagttttctgcaaactgcagcaaaatgaaagctgttataaaagtgttataaagctgtaggcctaatctactgtattctatgtaatttaacaacaacaataaggaaatatgtttattataactctgaaatgcaaaattaaaagtaaaatgacaagctactgtgtactatacacagtttgaaagtaggttgcgttgaatgtagaatggttttctacattctagaaattccactgtcatacagcccacgaccaaagtgataattgaaaaaaagaaagggtactgttggttgttgaaaaagtagttctcagcaggaattgacagagtatagtgtaaatgagacttgtttgagttgatataaaataaatttgagggagcacgactctaaaaaagtgcaaataataatttattttagatgTAAAGTTGGTTTGAAACCAGATATACGAGTAATTTGttaattattgatattgtaatatctattataagtatacagtatctgttaaaggtcgtgcagtctagtctcctctcttttacgttgtaggatttggtcattgatagctatcgagtgatgcgctccctagcgaagttgttaacaagtaagtcattgatgtttcgaactcgagagagagcaacaaacgatattccagcggtcatttcgtgatggcctatatcaatgacagctttagcccTAGTAAGACCTTGACTCTTAACAAGCAGCACtccttttattttatttattttatttatttttttagacCTTTTATTGTTAAGTTACTTATTTAACAATAAGTAACttaacaataacataatttaataattaatttaataatgttattggaatttctagtttaataaTGTAACCTAACAAGAAttagcaataaggaaatatgtttattatacatgtaactctgaaatgcaaacttagaagtaaaatggcaagctactgtgtactatacacagtttgaaagttggttgtgttgaatgtagaatggtactgatagcgatctttaacagaaagcaagtatgagcttTGACGCGTCTgcaagttttctgcaaactgcagcaaaatgaaagctgttataaaagtgttataaagctgtaggcctaatctattgtattgtatgtaatttaacaacaacaataaggaaatatgtttattataactctgaaatgtaaaattaaaagtaaaatgacaagctactgtgtactatacacagtttgaaagttggttgcgttgaatgtagaatagttttgatagcgatcttcaacagaaagcaagtatgagcgttcacacttctgaaagttttctgcaaactgcagcaaaataaaaaaaatgttatcgTCATAaacgggcgttgtagttcggccctagctggtacgtaagttgtaaagaatttcggctaacgttttaaataatgaaaccttcggtgattggacaaaaaacataggctgataaacggtgtaccacaatttcgtacctgtaaatcggtctacgcctcaaacggtctacgtttattacaaaaaccttcgaataaattcgattacaagtaaacaacaccatagactggtgaaatgagcacggttttctcgtgaaatacgcactactaaatagttctacaatcggtcgcatggctttattggcgtttccattttcggtcttaacttttattaaatcgagcttttcaagctttttgtagcaattttcgttcaaattagtctatctatttgtgtataatccgatcagatgggtaagttttaagatattatcaaaggtttacaaaaacttggtaacatatttaaataggtttaaatctgttttgtatcgttattatactttaacgactttacattacgatgcttaaatttgttgatgaaatatgtatagttcttcctatagtatacatatgcatagttcttcctatagtatacatatgtatagttcttcctatagtacacatatgtatagttcttcctatagtatacatatgtatagttcttcctatagtatacatatgtatagttcttcctatagtatacatatgtgtagttcttattatagtatacatatgtatagttcttcctatagtacacatatgtatagttcttcctatagtacacatttttatagttcttcctatagtatacatatgcatagttcttcctatagtatacatatgtatagttcttcctatagtacacatatgtatagttcttcctatagtacacatttgaatagttcttcctatagtacacatatgtatagttcttcctatagtacacatatgtatagttcttcttatagtatacatatgtatagttcttccgatagtatacatatgtatagttgttcctatagtacacatacatgtatagttcttcttatagtatacatatgtatagttcttcctatagtatacatatgtatagtttttcctatagtatacatatgtatagttctgcttagagtatacatatgtatagttcttcctatagtacacatatgtatagttcttcttatagtatacatatgtatagttcttcctatagtatacatatgtatagttcttcttatagtacacatatgtatagttctccttatagtatacatatgtatagttctacctgtagtatacatatgtatagttcttcctatagtatacatatgtatagttcttcctatagtacacatatgtttagtttttcttatagtatacatatgtatagttcttcttatagtatacatatgtatagttcttcctatagtatacatatgtatagttcttcttatagtatacatatgtatagttcttcttatagtatacatatgtatagttcttcttatagtatacatatgtgtagTTCTTCCtacagtatacatatgtatagttcttcctatagtacacatatgtatagttcttcctatagtatacatatgtatagttcttcctatagtacacatatgtatagttcttcctatagtatacatatgtatagttcttcttatagtacacatatgtatagttcttcttatagtatacatatgtatagttcttcctatagtacacatatgtatagttcttcctatagtatacatatgtatagctattcctatagtatacatatgtatagttcttcctatagtagacatatgtatagttcttccatAGTACACATACTTTCAGTTCTTTCATAGTACACATATGTTTTAAAGGAGCCAATGACACCATTTATTCTTCCAAAAGCATCTAACAGTTAAACTTTACTTACCAGTAACTGAAATTGCAGGAGTCATGGCTGGTTGACTAAATTGCTGATTTCTAAATTTGAATATAGACTTTCCTTGATCATTAGCAGCTTTTGCCTTTTAATAAGTTCACCGAAAACAATCTCTGCCCATATAGTGACACAAAAGTGTATAAATACATTCTCAAGCTAATGCCATACTTGCAATAACCagtaagttatatattattttataatttaacacATTTGAAAACTTCAGCATTGTCTCAAGCTGCTTGTTCTAGCGAGGCAGTCATGGGTACTATTGATGGTCCTTTCAAAGTAACCATTTTGGCAGCAGCAAAGAAGTGAAAAGAATTCCTGTCAGTGATTTACAGTAGATTCAGGGTGTAAACAGCGGTGGGAGGTTTGTTGTTGATTCAGATGAACCGCCCATATAAAAAACAGGCTGCGGGAGAGAGTACACCAACCGCAGAAGCAAACAAACAAGTAGATATTGTTCATGATATGGTCAATTATAAGATAAGATGTCATGATAAGATGTCATGGCATTCCAGCATTTACTATTAGCTAAGCGAGACATAATACTACTTTGTAGCTAGAAGCCACTTAGTTTTATGGAAAGATTTCTCATTTCAAAACTTCCGAAACGTGATGTGCAAAGTTTCATTTCTGATTGGTTTGTAGCTTTTGCTGCTGGTGCTGCCACTCTTGCTAACTACAGTGTAACATATATGCTTAGATTCcaactgtataaatatattataagtgCATGATAATATAAAGGTAAATAGGAAAACTGCTCTATAGACACCCTCAACTATCAGAGATCAACAAGAACTTTAGTAAATGTCGTGCAACGCTACTTTATCAAGTTATTTACTGTTGTCACTTTGCTGAGTTTGCTTTGTAGTGGCACTTATTTACTTATTTTCTACCGGCATCAACAGAGATCATCTATATTTATATTGCACGTTCATGTAGGATAATGGAAAGTTAAAGAGTAAACTTACATTATAAAcattttgttttactttgtacaattttaatctattct from Watersipora subatra chromosome 2, tzWatSuba1.1, whole genome shotgun sequence encodes:
- the LOC137387151 gene encoding uncharacterized protein; translation: MSIFRLPRGGQFVFRGHVINFSQNVNDFVINLPRQLQQIDIIVLCRRVDQVALPANLFTVRRQRVLAALIWLKANNEFYRNIKIIQENIDALPLDDIVELPDHHIVQELDADLPPAPNPDNGANNPNEANNNEPNLQRQQNIPNDHIIPNTFAPAQRPAPNENQAIQAAIDNNDVIDWPAIQGEPINEFNTVGYIARAFSVLFPTGAADLRAPLAKSVFARDYFKHLLYYKDGRFQADPRFVFLAYNSTLRWQSIQVGKVVVQNNPNEREMSVADIRQLVNENQRNLSNKILRFGSQIRGTAQYWYSRRNELLAMNKQLGNATAF